CGACTATTTCAGCTTGCAGAATCTGCGCATCGACCTTCCCAACGGCGCCGGACAGATCAAACTGGCCGATGTCGCCGATTTCACGGCCGGCAAGACGGGGCCGAATCAGCTGATGCGAGAAAACGTTCGTCGCCGGATGGTCGTCCGTTGCAATACGCAAGGGCGAGATTTGGGGAGCGTCGTCGCGGATATCGAACACCGCGTGCAAAGCCGCATTCGTCTTCCAGAAGGGTATTACGTTGAATATGGCGGTCAGTTTGAAAGCCAGCGCTCGGCGACGCTGATGATCGGCCTGATGGCGATCGTCTCGTTGGTCGGCGTCTTTGTCGTGCTGCTGATGCTGCATTCGTCGGTCCGGATCGTCTTGCAGATCTTGAACGCGATTCCGACTGCCTTTATCGGCGGCGTCGCAGCACTGGTCATTACCGAACAAACGTTGACCGTGGCCAGCCTTGTCGGCTTCGTTTCGCTGGGCGGAATTGCGGTTCGTAACGGCATCTTGCTGGTGACGCACTATTTTCACTTGATGGAACAAGAGGGGGAGTCGTTCTCCGCAGCCATGATCATGCGCGGCAGTTTAGAACGCTTGGCCCCGGTGTTGATGACGGCGCTCACCGCCGGCATGGGACTATTGCCGATCGTCGCAGGCGGCCAAAAGCCGGGGCTAGAAATTTTGTATCCTGTCGCCACGGTGATCATGGGAGGACTGATTACTTCTACATTTTGCGAATTTTTGATTCACCCCGGTCTCTTCTGGAAGTTCAGCGGCCGGGATGCGATTCGTCTCGCTCAGGGAGAGCATGACGAAGAAGCGATGCTCCAGTGACGCCGCTTTCGGCGTCGCCTAGAAATGATTTTTTACAAAGGGAATTTGCACATGATTCGTTACGCAACATTTTTCGTCTTGGCGAGTTTATGGGTCGGTGTTATCGGCTGCAAAAACGACGCCGCCGTGGCGCCCGCCAACGAGCCTGCCGCCAGCGGCGGCGGAGAGGATCACGGTCATAGCCACAGCGACGGGCCCAACGGAGGCGTCGTCACCGATTGGGGCGGCGGCAAATACCACGTAGAGTTCACCGTCGATCATGACGCCAAAGAGTCGGCGGTCTACATCTTGGGGGGAGATGCAAAGACACCGGAACCGATCGCCGCTGAGACGCTATTGCTGAGCATTCGTGAGCCCTCGTTTCAGGTGGATCTGCAAGCGGTTCCGCTTGATGGCGAAAGCGCCGGCACAAGCTCACGCTTCGTCGGCAAGCACGACAATCTAGGAATCGTGCGCGAATTCTCCGGCGCCATTAGCGGCGAAGTCGACGGCACGCCGTACGCCGGCGACTTTCAAGAGGAAGCGCACGGGCACGAACACTAGGAAGGAGTTTCCCTGCGGCCTGCGCAGGCGGTTATTCTCGGTTGCGCAAATCAAGAGAACCGTCACTCTTTTTAAGGACATTCGATTGGCTGCAATCGCCGCGTAAAGAACGCGAAAGATGGGGATGAACATCCTCCGTCGAAACCGAAGTAGCTGGGCCGCAACGGCCAACTTTGTCCGTTGACAAAGCGCACGGATCAGGGGTCCATTGACCTGGAAATCCCGTTCTTCCCCAACCGTAATCGCTCGGCGACCGAAAAGGCCGATTCGACCCGGCGCTGCTGCGCGCTGACTATTCCCGTCGCTGAACTACCGGACGATTGGAACGCAGGTGCGCTCTCCAGAAAAAAACGTGATCCAGTCCAGTCCAAGGTTCCAGCCCGAAAAAACGGTGTCCTGTCCGGTCCAAGGTTCCAGCCTGCCCCAGCCCAGGACTGGTGGACGCTGAAGGTAGACTTTTTTACGCGGCCAAGTTCGTAGCGTGCCGGGCCTCGAACTGATTGGGCGTTAGGTAACCGAGCGTTTGGTGGATTCGCTCGCTGTTGTAGAACGTTTCAATGTAGCGGAAGACGCTGAGTCTGGCCTCTTCGATGTTGGCGAATTCTTCGAACTTCGTCCGCTCGTGCTTGAGCGACCAGAAGAATCGTTCCATCACTGCATTGTCGTAGCAGCAGCCGGTGCGGCTCATTGAGCAAGTGATTCCCAGCGTTTTCAGCGTTCGCTGATACTCGTCGCTGGTGTACTGACAGCCGCGATCGCTGTGATGCAGCAACTGCTTCGTGTCGGGCCGCCGCGACTCGATCGCGTTGCGCAGCGCGTTGCTGACCAACGTCGTCGCCAGGCTTGTCGACAACTCCCACCCGACCACTTTGCGACTAAATAAATCGAGCACCACCGCCAGGTAAACCCAGCCGGATGCGGTTGGCAGATACGTAATATCGGTCACCCATTTTTGATTCGGGGCATCAGCCGCGAACTGTTGATCGAGGAGATTGGCGGCCGGACGCTTCGTGGGATCGGCCTTGGTCGTTGTCGGGTTGAAACGGCTGAAAACCTTGCTTTTCAGGCCTAAATCACGCATCGCTTTAGCGACGGTGTTGCGACAGGGCGATTCCATCTCGTCGCTCGCCTGCAGCTTTTTCGCAATCTTTTCGCTGCCGTAAATTTGATCCGACTGCTCGAAAACGTGTTTCACCGCTTGATGAATTTTCGCGGTCCGCAGCGCCCGGGGACCAGGCTGCGCACGGAGCGAGCGATAAAACCCGCTCTTGCTGACCTGCAGCACGCAGCACATGGTCTCGACCGGAAAGGAGTCACGATGTTGAGCGATCCAGGCGAATTTCACTGCGACTCCTTCGCAAAATACGCCGTCGCTTTTTTTAAGATTTCTCGCTCAAGTTCCGCTTGCTGCAGTTCCTTGCGCAGCCGCTTGTTCTCGGCTCGCAAATCTTCGAGCGAAGCGTCATCGCCGCACGGTTTCGGCTTCGGGGCGAGCTGCTTGTGCCATCGCCGCAGGCTCCGTTCCAGCACATTAACCGCGTCGGCCGCCGCCGAAAACGAGTAACCTTGCTTGACGACCAAGTCGACCGAGTCCTGCTTAAATTGTTGAGAGTACTTCCGTGGCATCCGATTCGATTCCTGAGACATGCAGACCTCCTGAAGGGATTTTCCAAAAATCCTTCAGCGTCCACCAGTCCTGGGCTGGGGCAAGCCCGAGAAAACGGAGTCCTGTCCGGTCCAGGGTTTCAGCCCAAGAAAACGGAGTCCTGTCCAGTCCAAGGTTCCAGCCCGAGAAAACGGAGTCCTGTCCGGTCCAAGGTTTCGTCTGGCGACTAACCGAGCCAATAGGCTTGGTGACCGCGCCCGCGGAGATCGTCGACAAACCGTTTGGGACCATGCGTGCAGTAGATTCGCTGCGGCGCGACTTGCTCGATGGTTTCTAACAGTTCGGTATAGTCGGCGTGGTCGGAGAGCGGCACGACATGATCGCAGCGGTAGCGAGCCGCCAACTGCGGATTCCATCCCCAGCCGGTCATCGCGAAATGTTGGGCCAGGACGACTCCATGCACGTCGCTACCGCGCTGCGATCGAGGAGGAGAAACAATCACATGCCGCTGTTTCGGTCGACCATCGTAAAGCTCGTACTCGCCCAGCTTGCAGCCGCACGCTTCGTAGATTTGACTGATCGCGAAGACATCATGCTGTTGCTGCACGCGAATGCCGTGGTGCGTCAGGATTTTGGTCACTTCCTGCGCTTTGCCGAGCACGTAGGCGTGCACGATCGGCGTGGCGCCTTGGTGAAACGCCTGATCGATTTGCTCCAGAAACCTGGCGATCGTTTCGGCCCGCGGCGGCAGCCGATAAAAGGGATCGCCAAAGGTGCACTCCATCACCAGCACGTCGGCCTGGGGCAGGTCAGCCTGGCCGGCGGTGTACGATTCACCCAACCGATAGTCTCCGGTGTAGAGCATCGACCCTTCGTCCTGTTCGGCCAGCAGCATCGCCGAGCCGAGAACGTGCCCGGCCGAAACGGTGGTGAGCCGAGATTGGCGAAACTCGATCGGCTCACCCAGCGGCATTTCGCGGAACTGAGTCTCGCCGATCCGATGCCGGACCAGCGCGGCGGTCTCCGGCGTGCAAAGGATCGTTTCGTGCCGCGCCGCATGATCCATGTGAGCATGCGAAATGAAGCCAAACTGCTGCCGGCGACGAACATCGAGCCCTAGATGCCCCGGCAACAGGAAGAGCCCGCGGTCGAAATAGAAGTTCTCGCGAGGCTTTGCGTCGAGGTCGAACAGCGATTTTTGCATGAGAAGCGAACTGTCTTTGCGGCGGGGCCGCTTTCTTTGGGATCGAAACCGAGTTATCATAACACTTTACGGCATTTAGGCGGAACTTTTTCCCCCAAGATGGCGTAGAATGAAGAGGTTCGGCAAACTGGCCCGGTTCAAGTTAACCGAGCTGAATGTCGAATATCAGGAAGCTGTCGCGCGCGAGCTGCGGCGGCGACCAATGCACTTTCGGGGGCGAATTGGAATCGACCGGATAGCCTGAAGTGTAAGTGGCGTGTCGAGGTTGGTCAGTGGGCCTCGTTAAAAGCTGACTACAACTATAATTGCCGAGAATAATACTCTCGTCCTTGCTGCCTAGTTAAATAGGTTAGCTTGCCGGTTGAAGGTCTTTGTCGGAGAGATCTGAAAACCGGTCGCCAATTCCGACTCGTCTTCAGTCACGCAAAGCACGCTGAAGACTAAACCAAGTTCTTTGCTAGTGGGCGTCGGATCTCGTCGATTGGAGACGTCGCCTGCAAAAATCAAATAGTCGACTACACACGTAGATGCTTGCATGAAAATATCGCGGGACGCGGGTTCAAATCCCGCCGCCTCCACTTTGGGGTAACAAGCCCCTTTCAGGCAACTAGCAAGACCCGCCGACGATTGTTGGCGGGTCTTGTTTTTTCGTCCGTGGGCAGCGGGTTGGGCGAGTCTTGATATCTTTCGCAGGGTGGAATTCACGGGACGCACCCAACGAGAGACCCGTGAGGCAGCTACTGGAAGAATCGTAAAGCAAAAAAATCAACTTGTTTTTGCCGAAGAGATTGACTTTCCCAAGCCTCTCTAGACTCTTGCAGTGTGCAACGGCGTGGTCTAAAACGCCTAGATTGGGAATGTTTTTTGTTGCTGCGATGGAGTGCAATAAAATTCTCATCGCTCCTTCTTTTGATTGAAGATCTTACCGCATCGATCCTCACCGCGCCGGCCAATAAGAGTTGCAACCAATCGGCTTCGCCTTAAAGTCAATATCATGCAGACGATACTCGTAACAGGCTCCTCTGGATTAGTCGGTTCGGAAGTGTGTCGCTATTTTGGTGGGATCGGTTATGCGGTCCATGGAGTAGATAACAATCAAAGAGCCGTTTTTTTTGGGCCTGAGGGGGATACGCGATGGAACCAGAATCAGCTCATTCGCACGATTGCTAGCTTTCAGCACCACGAATTGGACATTCGTGACCGGGAAGGGGTGCTTCAATTGGTCGAGCGACTCAAGCCCGATTTGATTGTTCACACGGCAGCGCAGCCTTCGCATGATCGAGCGGCGGCGATCGCCTTCGACGATTTTGACACGAACGCAACCGGCGCCCTTAATCTACTGGAGTCGGTCCGGCGAGTTTGTTCCGATTCGCCATTTGTGTTTATGTCCACCAACAAAGTCTACGGCGACCGGCCCAACACCATTCCTCTTCGGGAATCCGCCGAACGGTTTGATTATGCGGATGAGAAGTTCGAACGGGGCGTGCCAGAATCCCTGCCGATAGACCAATGCACCCATTCGCTGTTTGGAGCCTCCAAAGCCGCCGCCGATCTCATGGTTCAAGAGTACGGCCGCTACTTCGGAATTCCTACGTGTTGTCTTCGTGCAGGCTGCGTGACCGGCCCTGCGCATTCCGGGGTTCAATTGCACGGCTTTTTGAGTTACCTCGTCAAGTGCAACTTAACTCAGAAACACTACACGGTTTTTGGTTACCAAGGCAAGCAAGTTCGGGACAACATTCACCCTCTCGACATTGCTCGGTTTATTGAAGCGTTCGCCGCCAAGCCAAGATTCGGCGAAGTGTACAACCTGGGCGGCGGGAAAGAAAACTCTTGTTCGATTTTGGAGGCTTTCGCGCTGACGGAAGAATTGACTGGAATCCAGCAAGTTTACAGCTATTCTGAACAGAATCGCATTGGCGATCACATTTGTTATTACAGCGACTTGGCCAAGATCAAAAGCCACTACCCTGACTGGGAGGTGAGCGTATCGCTTAAAAACTCGCTAGAACAAATTGTGGATAGTTGGCGAAAACGGCTGGCGACCGTATAAGGCGGCTTGCGTCGCGTCGATAGCTTCCAAGATTAGGAGTGACAACGCCTGCGTTTTGGGGATGCAATGAAACTTCTGATTACCGGCGTTTGTGGCTTTGTAGGGAGCGTATTGGCCAAGGCATGGTTAGAAACGTCGGCCTTCGAAATCATCGGCCTGGACAATCTCAGCCGTCTGGGAAGCGAACTTAATCGCAACGACCTGCGCAAACGGGGCGTTCGACTCATCCACGGTGATATTAGGTGCAGTAGCGACTTGCAGGATCTTCCTGAAGTGAACTACGTGATTGATGCGTCGGCCAATCCCACTGTGTTGGCCGGAATTGACGGCCGCAGCAACAGCCGTCAACTGGTCGAACACAATCTCCTGGGCACGATCAACCTGCTTGAGTATTGCCGCCGAGTCCAAGCCGGGTTCATTCTCTTGAGCACCAGTCGGGTGTACTCCATTGATCCATTAAAGACATTAGATCTCGTGGTGGACGATGGAGCTTGCCGGCCTGTCTTGGACGAAAACGCTCCGCCTGGGCTTTCTGCCGAAGGGGTGAGCGAAGATTTCTCAACCACTCCACCTCTGTCCCTTTATGGGGCCACCAAACTCACCTCGGAAACGTTGGCCTTGGAATACGGGAGCGCTTATGAATTTCCGGTGTGGATCAATCGCTGCGACGTGATGGCGGGTGCTGGCCAATTTGGCCGCGCCGAGCAAGGAATTTTTAGTTACTGGATCCACTCCTGGCAAGCCCGCAAGCCCCTCCGCTATTTGGGATACGAAGGAACCGGAATTCAGGTACGTTCGGCGCTCTCCCCACTCGACGTATCTCCTGTGTTGGAACAGCAAATGGCTTTTTCAGACACGCCTGAGCATCGCGTCTTCAACCTCTCGGGAGGTATTGAAAACTCGATTTCATTAAACAATTTAAGCCGTTGGTGCGAACAGAAGTTGGGACCTCATCAAGTCCTGGCGGACCGCACGCCGCGCAAGTTTGACATTCCTTGGATCGTTCTAGACTCAGCCCGCGCCAAGCGCGTTTGGAATTTTCAGCCGCGTATTTCCCTCGATACGCTGTTGAATCAAATTACTGACTTCGCTCAATCTCATCCTGACTGGCTCGACCTGGTTGCAGATTGATGTACGCATCCGTTTCTCGATTTTCCAAACATTTGTAACCCTCGCTATGAATACTCTCAAAAAGCTCTCGGTGGTTATTCCGGCTCGCAACGAAGAGGGTTGTATTGCGTCCACCGTAGAACATCTGCACTTGGAGTTGCGCCTGCAAAAGGTGCCCCATGAAATCGTGGTGGTCGATGACGGAAGCACTGACCAGACGTGGGAGGTCTTGCAAAAGGTTGCCGTCGATGTTCCTGAAGTCAGGCCGGTGAGCAATCCTGGGCCACACGGCTTTGGTCGCGCAGTCCAATACGGCTTGCAGCATTACACGGGCGACGCCGTGGTGATCATGATGGCGGATGAGTCGGACGATTGCCGCGATGTGGTTGTCTACTGGGAGAAACTCAATGAAGGATACGAGTGCGTTTTTGGTAGCCGCTTCATCAAGGGTGGAGGAGTAATTGACTACCCGGCCATCAAATGGATGCTAAACCGAATGGCCAACTTGTTCATCAAAATGGTGTTTCGCATCAAGCTGAACGATACGACGAACGCGTTTAAGGCCTATCGCCGTGAAGTGATCGACGGCTGCCGACCCCTCCTGGCGCCCCATTTTAACCTAACCGTCGAGTTGCCACTCAAGGCGATCGTCCGCGGGTTTACCTGGACAATAATTCCGATCACCTGGCGAAATCGTCGAACGGGATTTGCAAAGCTCAAAATCCGGGAAATGGGGAGCCGCTATTTTTTCATCACAATGTACGTCTGGCTGGAGAAATACTTCAGCCGCGGAGATTACAGGCGGCAAATCGAATCCGATTTTCACTCGACTGCTTACGCTTCTGACGATCATGACGGGCGCTCTTCGGACGATGCGCCGGCACTTTCCTACGACAAGCTGTCCGATACCGAACTACCCATCAGTGAAGAAAGCCGTCGGTAATCGAGCAATACGAGAGCTACGCAGCTTTTTCACCGAAATTGAAGCCAAAGAAACAGCAGATTGATGAGAACAAAAAAGAAGGGCTCCAAAGCGCAGGAGAGCAACTCCTCAAAACCAGCAACGGATATCGCTTCACCTCAGAACGCCCCGCAAACCGACGATTGGATTCGAGTTGTCGCCTACGCCGTGCTGGCCTGGCTTGTGGTTTGGGGCGCGTGGCAACGTGTCGAAAGTTGCGATCGGTGGCCGTCAACCTATCACATTATGCGGCAATACATGTCGGCGTTGCGAGCGCGGGACATCTACTTGGCGATCATGCCTTCCTCTCAACAATCCGAGAAAGAGCAAATCTACTATCAGCAAGTGTCCAGGGAGGAAGTCTACGAACCACCAATTAACGAATCGATTACCGCTCTGGCTTATCTCGTTATCGGTAAAGAATCGCCCTCTGTTTCGACCTATTTCTCAACACTTGTATGGCTAGCAGGAGGAGCGGTCTTATTTCTGATTGTCCGTCAATTAACCAAAAACCCGATTGCTCAGATGGCGGCGGTCGGTTTTTACATGAATAGTCCCCTGGGCTTGATCGTGTCCCGCACGTTCCAACCAGAGCCCCTAATGATCGCCACGTTTTTGTTGGCTCTTTGGCTTGTTCTTCGCTCGGGGTATCCAACCACTTGGCGGCGCGTTCTCTGGTTGGGAACGGCTTGCGGAATGCTTTTACTTGCGAAACCTGGTTTTATGCTTTTTCCTCTGTGTGCGGCATTTACAGGGTTGGGGTTGGCGGAAGTGGGAATCAAACGCCTTCTGTCTGAACCGTACTGGTATGCGTATGGAATTCTCTGTGCGCTGCCCAGCTTATTCTGGATTCAAGTCGTTTGTCCGCAACAGCAGGGCGTCTCTTTTTTACCAGCGTTGCTTTGGGATATGTCTTTGTGGGGGCAATGGATTCAATACTTAGAAGATTACTATGGATGGACAACCCTGCTGTTTGTTATCTTGGGCATCGTGCTGGCCAGTAGCGATCGATGGCGTTGGATTTACCTCGGGTTACTTGCGGGGTATATGGTATTCGTTATCGCCACCAACTACCGGAGCATGAGTCACACTTACTATTGTGCTGTGCTAATTCCACTGGTAAGCATTTGTCTCTGTCCACTGATTGATGGTCTATTCCAGCTAACAAAGCGGAAAGCACACGCGACGATAGGGATCATGCTGCTTGCTGTCTGGCTAACGCAGATAGGCTTTTCGGCGGGACCAGAAATACAGTCCTATTATGCGCCTCTATCTGAGCTAGAATATGCTGCGATTGGCCATGCCGTTGGAGTTGGAGGTAACGTCGTGGCGATTACCGAAGATTATGCCAGGGGCCTGAAATATCACAGTTACTTGGATGCAAAACACTGGCCCCATGGCGGCGACATCAAGTTGCAGCGTGCTGCTGGCGAGGAAATAGAATCTTATACGACACGACTCGAAAATTTCCGAACGGATGGAGCCACCCATTTCATCGTCATCTTGACCGAACGTGTGCACGGCGAACAAGAAATTCTCCAATACCTTGCCGAAAAATACACGATATCATCAACCGTTAATGGCAAGTACGTCATTTTTGATCTGAATAAGCCAAAAGCCGATCAAGAGTAAATTGACATTAGATGTTCTGATAAAAAGTTGTTCGACTAGAAGCCGTTGTCGTACGTTGCTGTTGGTTATTCAGTGGTGGAAATCATGTGCGTCGTGATCGGCCAATTTTCGCCGCCTCCATGGAACGCACTTTGCCGGTTTCGGCAAGATGCGTTTTTCATTGAGGTTACAGATTTAAGTCGACTCACAAACAGGCGGCAAACATAGCAAGGGCGATCAACTGTTGGTATGGCCATCGCGCACTTTAGGCGATCACGTTTTCTGGATTCAACTTCGGCAGCATTGCAAATTCATTTGTAGGCCGGGTGGATGTCTGACGTAGCTCGCGTTGAAATGCATGCGCTAATGCGGCGCCGTTCCAAGCTTCTAGCGGGACAGCTCCGTAGTTCGATTGATGGAGACCTTGCACGGCCGAAAGCAACTCGTCTGAAAGAGAGATCGATTGCAAACGCGTCGCTTGCCAACTGGCCCAGGCGATCTCGGCTTGTTGGGCGTTATTCGTACGACAAGCGTGCAGAAGCCGGCGGGCGGCGACTCGGTCTGGTGGATTTAATTTTTGCCATCGGCATGTCAACCAATTTTGGATTGGTCGATATCGCCAGGCTCCCAGAAGAATCAGAGCGACGACAATCGCTAGTCCGACTATCCATCGTCTCAGTGAAGCGGGCGGCGATTCGGCGACAAGCGGCTGGGGGACGGCTGTCACATGGAACGTCGCTGCGGGAAGCGTTTTTGTTCCATACTCTTGCTTGACTGGATTCCACCAGGAATAGGTCGCTGCGGGAATCGTGACAGTTCCGGCGCTCTCGAATCGGTAGGTAATTTTGTCGATTCGCGTGCCGGTGAATTCACCGCGGTCGGTTTTGACTGAAACTTCTGGTTGGGCCGGGTACGCGTGGACGCCGTCAAGTGGTTGCTCCGTAGGAGGCTGCAGCGCCATGCCGGTCATTTGCTTCGCCGTTTGTGTGATGGTTTGCACGGCAATGTCCCCTTGCTTCACGTCGCCTGGTGGGGGATTCCAGGACTCCGAAATGTCGACTATCTCGGTCGTTACCAAAAAGCCGTGCGACTCACGATCGGGAGGCGACTTGACTTCGATCCTGACGCTGGGGACTTTCTCGTCGTGGTTTGTCACGGGACCGGTAAAGCCATCATGATTGCTAAAACGCACGGGGAATTCTGGAATTTCCAGCGTCCCCGATTTTTGCGTAAACAGTGCGAACTCGTGCGTTTGCACAAACCAGGAATCGCCATCGTGGTCTTCAGAGGAAACGACCGGATTGCCGATTTTGACAAGCACGGTTTGAGGGATTTGCGGCAGCGAAAAGCTGCTTGCTCCGTCGAACGATCCAGGGGCTCTCAACTCGATGAACAATGGAATGCGTTGGCCGACCCAGTAGGTTTTCCCTTCCGCCGGCGCTTGGATCTTCACTAATTCGACGTCCGCCCCATGCACGGCTGACACGACGCCCAGCAGTAAGACGAAGATCGCCGGTCGCAGTAGAATCATGGGCTGGCTCCTTCTGCGCTTTGAGCATGCTGGTACGAGAACTTCGCTTTCAAGAAATCTGCCGGCTTGGTCTGCACCTGTCGGAGCCAAATCGCTTGCACGGCGGCGTCTGATGTCGCTTTCTCGCCGTCGACCTGCGTCTCTTGCCCTTGGTCGTTTTTCTTGTCGAATACAATCTCGTCCGCGCCTTCTTGCTGGTCCCCTAAGTCCCCGCCTTCTTGCTTCCGCTTTTCTTGGCGTGCCTGGGCCAGTTTGCGGTTCTCGGCGGCCTCTCGCCAGCCAGGGCGTTTCTCTAGCGACTGATCGTAGCTGGCGATCGCTTTGTCGTACTTGCCCAACATTAGCCAAGCGTTGCCCTCGTTATACTTGCCTTCGGCGGAAGAAACGCGGGCAAAGGCCTGAGTTGCTTTCTCAAATTCGCCAGCGCGATACCAGGCGGTTCCTTGCCAAAGCGGATCCTCAAACGCTTGAGCCGCTGCGGGGAACTTCTGGTCTCGGAAATAGCGCTGGCCAGCCTGATCCGGCGTGAGCCAAAGCCCTGTCCAGGCGACGCCTAACAATACGAATCCAAATCTCATGCGGCGCCTCCTCCGGCTTGGGCGGATTCGCGACGAAATGAGAACGCCATCAGCAAGGCGATCCAGGGGACCAGCCAGTAGCCAGCTTCTTGCCAATGCGTTTCTTTGCCGGTGACGCTTGCGTAAGACGCACGCTCTGAGTTGCGAACGATCGCGGCGATATCGGTATCGTCAGCGGACAATTCCATGACCGAAGCATTCAACATCTTGGCCGCATTGCGAATGGACTGAAGCTTACTTGGGTCGTTATTCGCGATGGCCAGAAATTGCAGAGAATTGCCGGCGAGCGACTTTTGGGCGGCGGCTAATTGGGCGGCGTCCGCATTGACTGAATCGGCAATAACCAGAAACGATCCGGAGGTTTGCTCAGAAGCCATAATTTGTTGGGCCGCTTGAATCGCTAGATCCATTCGATCTCCAGCAGCTGGCATGATTTCGGGACTGATCTCCGCGGCCATTTGGGAGACCACGCTTGTGTCCTGGGTCGGCGGAAGCACCAAGTGAGCCGAACCAGCGTACGCGATCAAACCTAGCGGTTGCCCCTTTCGTTTTTCCGCCAGATCGGCAATTTTCAGCTTGGCCCGTGCCAGGCTGGTGGGCTGCTGATTGGCGGGGGCCATGGTTTGATCCGCTTTCAACAAAATCATGAGCGGCGGAGAGTCTTCGGCAAACGGGCTCGGCTCCTGGCGCCAAGTCGGTCCGGCAATCGCGACGATCGCCAGCAGCCAACCC
The nucleotide sequence above comes from Blastopirellula sp. J2-11. Encoded proteins:
- a CDS encoding tetratricopeptide repeat protein produces the protein MRFGFVLLGVAWTGLWLTPDQAGQRYFRDQKFPAAAQAFEDPLWQGTAWYRAGEFEKATQAFARVSSAEGKYNEGNAWLMLGKYDKAIASYDQSLEKRPGWREAAENRKLAQARQEKRKQEGGDLGDQQEGADEIVFDKKNDQGQETQVDGEKATSDAAVQAIWLRQVQTKPADFLKAKFSYQHAQSAEGASP
- a CDS encoding ArnT family glycosyltransferase, with the translated sequence MRTKKKGSKAQESNSSKPATDIASPQNAPQTDDWIRVVAYAVLAWLVVWGAWQRVESCDRWPSTYHIMRQYMSALRARDIYLAIMPSSQQSEKEQIYYQQVSREEVYEPPINESITALAYLVIGKESPSVSTYFSTLVWLAGGAVLFLIVRQLTKNPIAQMAAVGFYMNSPLGLIVSRTFQPEPLMIATFLLALWLVLRSGYPTTWRRVLWLGTACGMLLLAKPGFMLFPLCAAFTGLGLAEVGIKRLLSEPYWYAYGILCALPSLFWIQVVCPQQQGVSFLPALLWDMSLWGQWIQYLEDYYGWTTLLFVILGIVLASSDRWRWIYLGLLAGYMVFVIATNYRSMSHTYYCAVLIPLVSICLCPLIDGLFQLTKRKAHATIGIMLLAVWLTQIGFSAGPEIQSYYAPLSELEYAAIGHAVGVGGNVVAITEDYARGLKYHSYLDAKHWPHGGDIKLQRAAGEEIESYTTRLENFRTDGATHFIVILTERVHGEQEILQYLAEKYTISSTVNGKYVIFDLNKPKADQE
- a CDS encoding IS3 family transposase, which translates into the protein MKFAWIAQHRDSFPVETMCCVLQVSKSGFYRSLRAQPGPRALRTAKIHQAVKHVFEQSDQIYGSEKIAKKLQASDEMESPCRNTVAKAMRDLGLKSKVFSRFNPTTTKADPTKRPAANLLDQQFAADAPNQKWVTDITYLPTASGWVYLAVVLDLFSRKVVGWELSTSLATTLVSNALRNAIESRRPDTKQLLHHSDRGCQYTSDEYQRTLKTLGITCSMSRTGCCYDNAVMERFFWSLKHERTKFEEFANIEEARLSVFRYIETFYNSERIHQTLGYLTPNQFEARHATNLAA
- a CDS encoding transposase — its product is MSQESNRMPRKYSQQFKQDSVDLVVKQGYSFSAAADAVNVLERSLRRWHKQLAPKPKPCGDDASLEDLRAENKRLRKELQQAELEREILKKATAYFAKESQ
- a CDS encoding MBL fold metallo-hydrolase — translated: MQKSLFDLDAKPRENFYFDRGLFLLPGHLGLDVRRRQQFGFISHAHMDHAARHETILCTPETAALVRHRIGETQFREMPLGEPIEFRQSRLTTVSAGHVLGSAMLLAEQDEGSMLYTGDYRLGESYTAGQADLPQADVLVMECTFGDPFYRLPPRAETIARFLEQIDQAFHQGATPIVHAYVLGKAQEVTKILTHHGIRVQQQHDVFAISQIYEACGCKLGEYELYDGRPKQRHVIVSPPRSQRGSDVHGVVLAQHFAMTGWGWNPQLAARYRCDHVVPLSDHADYTELLETIEQVAPQRIYCTHGPKRFVDDLRGRGHQAYWLG
- a CDS encoding VWA domain-containing protein, yielding MTDALANFHFIRPAWLLLAPLAIGLWWLWLKSSEPLRGWRSQISPVLLKALTIGGHSAQGAFARWLLVGWLLAIVAIAGPTWRQEPSPFAEDSPPLMILLKADQTMAPANQQPTSLARAKLKIADLAEKRKGQPLGLIAYAGSAHLVLPPTQDTSVVSQMAAEISPEIMPAAGDRMDLAIQAAQQIMASEQTSGSFLVIADSVNADAAQLAAAQKSLAGNSLQFLAIANNDPSKLQSIRNAAKMLNASVMELSADDTDIAAIVRNSERASYASVTGKETHWQEAGYWLVPWIALLMAFSFRRESAQAGGGAA
- a CDS encoding NAD-dependent epimerase/dehydratase family protein is translated as MKLLITGVCGFVGSVLAKAWLETSAFEIIGLDNLSRLGSELNRNDLRKRGVRLIHGDIRCSSDLQDLPEVNYVIDASANPTVLAGIDGRSNSRQLVEHNLLGTINLLEYCRRVQAGFILLSTSRVYSIDPLKTLDLVVDDGACRPVLDENAPPGLSAEGVSEDFSTTPPLSLYGATKLTSETLALEYGSAYEFPVWINRCDVMAGAGQFGRAEQGIFSYWIHSWQARKPLRYLGYEGTGIQVRSALSPLDVSPVLEQQMAFSDTPEHRVFNLSGGIENSISLNNLSRWCEQKLGPHQVLADRTPRKFDIPWIVLDSARAKRVWNFQPRISLDTLLNQITDFAQSHPDWLDLVAD
- a CDS encoding glycosyltransferase family 2 protein — translated: MNTLKKLSVVIPARNEEGCIASTVEHLHLELRLQKVPHEIVVVDDGSTDQTWEVLQKVAVDVPEVRPVSNPGPHGFGRAVQYGLQHYTGDAVVIMMADESDDCRDVVVYWEKLNEGYECVFGSRFIKGGGVIDYPAIKWMLNRMANLFIKMVFRIKLNDTTNAFKAYRREVIDGCRPLLAPHFNLTVELPLKAIVRGFTWTIIPITWRNRRTGFAKLKIREMGSRYFFITMYVWLEKYFSRGDYRRQIESDFHSTAYASDDHDGRSSDDAPALSYDKLSDTELPISEESRR
- a CDS encoding NAD-dependent epimerase/dehydratase family protein, whose translation is MQTILVTGSSGLVGSEVCRYFGGIGYAVHGVDNNQRAVFFGPEGDTRWNQNQLIRTIASFQHHELDIRDREGVLQLVERLKPDLIVHTAAQPSHDRAAAIAFDDFDTNATGALNLLESVRRVCSDSPFVFMSTNKVYGDRPNTIPLRESAERFDYADEKFERGVPESLPIDQCTHSLFGASKAAADLMVQEYGRYFGIPTCCLRAGCVTGPAHSGVQLHGFLSYLVKCNLTQKHYTVFGYQGKQVRDNIHPLDIARFIEAFAAKPRFGEVYNLGGGKENSCSILEAFALTEELTGIQQVYSYSEQNRIGDHICYYSDLAKIKSHYPDWEVSVSLKNSLEQIVDSWRKRLATV